One Pyrus communis chromosome 13, drPyrComm1.1, whole genome shotgun sequence genomic window carries:
- the LOC137712572 gene encoding pentatricopeptide repeat-containing protein At1g18900-like produces MLRAKQLSNLSSGARSFFLTGPRCSATDGNSCSCSEDEACVSQRQLALAQNPLTMVSKPSARAGTTLLGDAVKVAGLRKAESVDHTASINKVATAPRSFGRSETVSYASTTDVVHSSPLVADQFAKAGVAAVNFLSDIVNGKLPLCDGLGILNNCMVDPTRPLSGIKPSHVKQIKKEHFTSVHPKQSTEVSAASKPTSNNHGQKGKGEKSSFVKGLNHVPYTRTESSAVPHVVYSDRHENRSMPPKSKPHSNFIPNYSSSVQASDAETMGRASKSFNRPIRDVKMATGIAPQINRQYAHTGNVVHNVSHILQQMRWGPAAEAALGNLNWSMDAYQANQILKQLQDHSVALGFFYWLKRQAGFKHDGHTYTTMVGILGRSRQFGAINKLLNQMVKEGCQPNVVTYNRLIHSYGRANYLKEAMNVFNQMQEAGCEPDRVTYCTLIDIHAKAGFLDVALGLYDRMQVAGLAPDTFTYSVMINCLGKAGHLAPAHRLFCEMFNHGCVPNLVTYNIMIALQAKARNYETSLKLYRDMQGAGFEPDKVTYSIIMEVLGHCGYLEEAEAIFHEMKRKNWVPDEPVYGLLVDLWGKAGNVEKAWNWYQAMLHAGLRPNVPTCNSLLSAFLRVHQLSDAYHLLQSMMGLGLNPSLQTYTLLISCCTEAQSPYDMRFCGELMAVTGHPAHTFLLSMPSAGPDGQNVRDHMCRFLDLMHSEDRESKRGLVDAVVDFLHMAGLKEEAGYVWEVAAQKNVYPDAITEKSSCYWLINLHVMSDGTAVTALSRTLAWFRQQMLISGICPSRIDIVTGWGRRSRVTGASLVRQAVQELLNVFCSPFVTENGNSGCFIGCGEPLNRWLLQSYVERMHLL; encoded by the coding sequence ATGTTGCGAGCAAAGCAATTAAGTAACCTTTCAAGTGGTGCGAGGTCATTCTTCCTTACCGGGCCACGATGTAGTGCCACAGATGGAAATTCATGCTCTTGCTCTGAAGATGAAGCTTGTGTTTCGCAAAGGCAGCTAGCACTTGCCCAAAATCCATTGACCATGGTATCTAAACCTTCAGCAAGGGCAGGAACCACCCTTTTGGGAGATGCAGTAAAAGTGGCAGGTCTTCGTAAAGCCGAAAGTGTTGACCATACAGCTTCTATTAATAAGGTTGCAACAGCACCACGATCTTTTGGGAGATCGGAGACTGTAAGTTATGCTAGTACCACGGATGTGGTGCACTCATCACCTCTCGTTGCAGACCAGTTTGCTAAGGCAGGAGTTGCTGCTGTAAATTTTCTGTCTGATATAGTAAATGGCAAGCTTCCTTTATGTGATGGGCTTGGAATCCTTAATAACTGTATGGTTGATCCGACCAGACCCCTCAGTGGTATCAAGCCATCACACgtgaaacaaataaaaaaagagcaTTTCACTAGTGTACATCCAAAACAATCTACTGAGGTATCAGCTGCATCAAAGCCTACAAGTAATAATCATGGTCAAAAGGGCAAAGGTGAGAAATCCAGTTTCGTTAAAGGTCTAAATCATGTTCCATATACTAGGACGGAAAGCTCAGCGGTACCTCATGTTGTATATTCCGACCGTCATGAGAACAGGTCTATGCCACCGAAATCAAAACCTCATTCAAACTTCATTCCAAATTACAGTTCCAGTGTGCAGGCTTCTGATGCAGAGACCATGGGTCGTGCCTCTAAAAGTTTCAACAGGCCCATAAGAGATGTGAAAATGGCAACAGGAATAGCTCCCCAAATCAACAGACAGTATGCTCACACTGGGAATGTTGTTCATAATGTTTCTCACATACTGCAACAGATGAGATGGGGTCCTGCTGCAGAGGCCGCTCTTGGAAATCTCAACTGGTCAATGGATGCATATCAAGCAAACCAAATTTTAAAGCAACTTCAAGATCATTCCGTTGCTCTTGGATTTTTTTATTGGCTTAAGCGGCAAGCAGGATTCAAGCATGATGGGCACACTTATACCACCATGGTTGGGATCCTTGGCCGTTCCAGGCAGTTTGGTGCCATTAACAAATTGCTTAATCAGATGGTGAAAGAAGGTTGCCAGCCAAATGTTGTGACATATAACCGTCTAATTCATAGTTATGGCCGTGCAAACTATTTAAAAGAAGCAATGAATGTGTTTAATCAAATGCAAGAAGCGGGATGTGAACCTGACCGTGTCACCTACTGCACACTAATTGACATCCATGCAAAAGCTGGGTTTCTTGATGTTGCCCTAGGATTGTATGACAGGATGCAAGTGGCTGGTCTTGCTCCTGACACATTCACGTACAGTGTTATGATTAACTGTCTTGGGAAAGCTGGTCATTTAGCTCCTGCTCATCGGCTGTTTTGTGAGATGTTTAATCATGGTTGTGTTCCCAATTTAGTCACGTATAATATCATGATAGCTTTGCAGGCCAAGGCAAGGAATTATGAAACTTCTTTAAAGCTCTACCGTGACATGCAGGGTGCGGGATTTGAACCAGATAAAGTAACTTATAGCATAATAATGGAGGTCCTTGGCCATTGTGGATATCTTGAGGAAGCCGAGGcgatttttcatgaaatgaaACGCAAGAACTGGGTACCTGATGAGCCTGTTTATGGTCTTTTGGTGGATTTGTGGGGTAAGGCTGGTAATGTGGAAAAAGCCTGGAATTGGTATCAAGCAATGCTTCATGCAGGTTTACGTCCTAATGTGCCTACTTGCAATTCTCTGCTCAGTGCGTTTCTTAGGGTGCACCAGCTGTCAGATGCCTATCACTTGCTGCAGAGCATGATGGGTTTAGGTCTAAACCCTTCTCTGCAGACATATACCTTGCTTATCAGTTGTTGCACAGAAGCACAATCACCATATGACATGAGATTTTGCGGTGAGCTTATGGCAGTCACAGGCCATCCTGCACATACATTCTTACTGTCTATGCCATCGGCAGGACCAGATGGTCAAAACGTGCGAGATCACATGTGCAGGTTCTTGGATCTGATGCATAGCGAGGATAGAGAAAGCAAGAGGGGACTAGTAGATGCGGTAGTGGATTTTCTTCACATGGCGGGGCTAAAGGAGGAGGCGGGTTATGTATGGGAGGTGGCTGCACAAAAGAATGTCTATCCAGATGCCATCACAGAGAAAAGCTCATGCTATTGGCTTATAAACCTGCACGTTATGTCTGACGGTACTGCTGTCACAGCACTATCAAGAACACTTGCTTGGTTTCGCCAACAAATGCTAATATCCGGGATTTGTCCAAGCCGGATTGATATAGTGACAGGATGGGGCCGGCGGAGTAGGGTTACAGGAGCTTCTTTGGTTAGGCAGGCGGTGCAGGAACTGCTGAATGTTTTTTGCTCCCCATTCGTCACTGAAAACGGCAATTCTGGTTGTTTTATAGGATGTGGGGAGCCTCTTAACAGGTGGTTGCTCCAATCTTATGTGGAGCGAATGCATTTACTGTAG
- the LOC137712738 gene encoding calcium-dependent protein kinase 10-like — MGNCNVCVRADVITSDDKNSSDKQKKKARERRPNPFSDDPIRSPAPIRVLKDVIPLGHRTRIGDKYVLGRELGRGEFGITYLCTDRETKQALACKSISKRKLRTAVDIEDVRREVAIMSTLPEHPNIVKLRATYEDNENVHLVMELCEGGELFDRIVARGHYSERAAANVARTVAEVVRMCHANGVMHRDLKPENFLFSNKKEHSPLKAIDFGLSVFFKPGERFMEIVGSPYYMAPEVLKRNYGPEVDIWSAGVILYILLCGVPPFWAESEQGVALAILRGVIDFKREPWPQISESAKSLVRQMLEPDPRKRLTAQQVLEHPWLQNAKKAPNVPLGDIVRPRLKQFSVMNRFKKKALRVIAEHLSVKEVEVIRDMFTLMDTDKDGRVTYEELKLGLHKVGSQLAEPEIKMLMEVADVDGNGVLDYGEFAAVTIHLQKMENDEHLRRAFVFFDKDGSGYIELGELRESLQDESGETDIEVLNDIMREVDTDKDGRISYEEFVAMMKTGTDWRKASRQYSRERFKSLSLNLMKDGSLQLHDGLTGQAIAV, encoded by the exons ATGGGGAACTGCAACGTCTGCGTGAGAGCTGACGTCATAACTAGCGACGACAAGAATTCCAGCgataaacaaaagaagaaggCACGGGAGCGGCGGCCCAACCCGTTCTCCGACGACCCGATCCGGTCCCCGGCTCCGATCCGAGTTCTCAAGGATGTGATCCCGCTCGGCCACCGGACCCGGATCGGCGACAAGTACGTGCTGGGTCGGGAACTGGGTCGGGGCGAGTTCGGCATCACGTACCTGTGCACGGACCGCGAGACAAAGCAGGCACTCGCCTGCAAGTCCATATCGAAACGCAAGCTTCGAACGGCG GTGGATATAGAGGATGTGCGGCGGGAGGTGGCGATAATGTCGACGCTGCCGGAGCACCCGAACATTGTGAAGCTGAGGGCGACGTACGAGGACAACGAGAACGTCCATTTGGTCATGGAGCTCTGCGAGGGCGGCGAGCTTTTCGATAGGATTGTGGCCAGAGGGCATTACAGTGAGCGGGCGGCGGCGAACGTCGCCAGGACGGTGGCAGAGGTGGTGAGGATGTGCCATGCTAATGGGGTTATGCACAGGGACTTGAAGCCTGAGAACTTTCTCTTCTCGAACAAGAAGGAGCACTCGCCCCTTAAAGCCATCGACTTTGGGCTCTCTGTGTTCTTCAAGCCTG GGGAGAGGTTTATGGAGATTGTGGGCAGTCCGTACTACATGGCACCGGAGGTTTTGAAACGAAATTATGGGCCGGAGGTTGATATATGGAGCGCCGGAGTGATACTTTACATTTTGTTATGTGGAGTTCCTCCATTTTGGGCAG AGTCTGAACAGGGTGTGGCTCTTGCAATCTTGAGGGGGGTGATTGATTTCAAGAGAGAACCCTGGCCTCAGATTTCGGAGAGTGCTAAAAGCCTTGTTCGACAGATGCTGGAGCCGGATCCCAGAAAGCGCTTGACCGCCCAACAGGTGCTTG AACATCCATGGCTACAAAATGCGAAGAAAGCTCCAAACGTTCCATTAGGTGATATAGTGAGGCCAAGACTCAAGCAGTTCTCAGTAATGAATAGATTCAAAAAGAAGGCCCTAAGG GTAATTGCTGAACACTTATCTGTTAAAGAAGTGGAAGTAATCAGAGACATGTTCACATTGATGGACACTGACAAAGATGGCAGAGTAACATATGAGGAATTGAAGTTGGGGCTTCACAAAGTTGGTTCACAATTGGCTGAACCGGAGATTAAGATGTTGATGGAAGTG gCTGATGTTGACGGGAATGGCGTTCTGGACTATGGAGAGTTTGCAGCAGTAACAATTCACTTGCAGAAGATGGAGAATGATGAGCATCTCCGCAGAGCGTTTGTGTTCTTTGACAAAGATGGAAGTGGATACATTGAATTAGGTGAGCTAAGGGAAAGTTTACAAGATGAATCTGGTGAAACCGATATTGAGGTGCTGAATGACATCATGCGTGAGGTCGACACTGACAAG GATGGACGCATCAGTTATGAGGAGTTTGTTGCGATGATGAAAACGGGAACCGATTGGAGAAAGGCATCTCGACAGTATTCAAGGGAGAGATTCAAGAGCTTAAGCCTCAACCTAATGAAAGATGGTTCGTTGCAGCTTCACGACGGGCTAACTGGTCAAGCCATTGCTGTATAA